The Natrinema saccharevitans genome includes the window GCGGCGAACCGATCTTCGAGAACAAGGAGGTCCTGCGACCGTCCTATACCCCACACGAACTCCCCCACCGGAGCGATCAGATCAACAAGATGGCGACGATTCTGGTCGCCGCGCTCCGCGGGGAGACCCCCTCGAACATCCTCATCTACGGGAAGACCGGGACCGGCAAAACCGCGAGCGCGAAGTTCGTCAGCAAGGAACTCGAGAGTACGTCCCAGAAATATTCGGTCCCCTGTGACGTCGAGTACATCAACTGCGAGGTTACCGATACCCAGTATCGGGTCCTCGCACAGCTCGCGAACAAGTTTATCGAGAAGAACGAGACCCGGATCGACGAGCGAATCGACGACCTCCGATCCCTGCTGGACGATCTCGAGGCGTACGACCGCGCCGCCGACGGCTCGAGCGACGAGCCGGCAGATGAGACGGCGTCGGACCCGTTCGATTTCGTCTCCGAGGACGAGATCGACGGCGACACCGAAACTTCGACTGGAACTGATATCGGACCGCAGTCCGGCGGTTCTCCACTCGAAACAGGGGGGTCAGCCGACCGGAGCGATTCGCCGTCCGAAACCGAACCCGCGGCCCTCGAGAACGCTGCCGACGGGTCCGAGGCGTCCGGGGACGGTGCCGCTGATCCGACACCCGATCACCCGCTCGCATCGACGCCGTTCGGCGGGCGAGACGAGATCGAAGACCGGATCGCGGAGCTACGAGACGACAAGGACTCCTTCGAGGAGGTGCCGATGACCGGCTGGCCGACCGACCGGGTCTACAGCGTCTTTTTCGACGCCGTCGACTACGACGAGCGGGTCGTCGTCATCATGTTGGACGAGATCGACAAACTCGTCGAGAAAAGCGGCGACGACACGCTCTACAATCTCTCGCGGATGAACTCCGAACTCGAGAACTCCCGTGTTTCGATCATCGGTATCTCGAACGACCTGAAGTTCACCGACTTCCTCGATCCCCGCGTGAAGTCCTCGTTGGGGGAAGAGGAGATCGTCTTCCCGCCCTACGACGCCAACCAGCTTCGAGACATTCTCGAACATCGCTCCGAGGTCGCGTTCAAGGGGGGCGCGCTCTCGGGTGACGTGATCCCGCTGTGTGCGGCCTTCGCCGCGCAGGAACACGGGGACGCACGGCGCGCGCTGGATCTGCTGCGGACCGCCGGCGAACTCGCCGAGCGTTCCCAGTCGGAGACGATCGTCGAGGAACACGTCCGACAGGCCCAGGACAAGATCGAACTCGATCGCGTGGTCGAGGTCGTCCGCACTCTGCCGACGCAGTCGAAACTCGTCCTCTTCGCGATCATCCTGCTCGAGAAAAACGGCGTCCACAGCATCAACACGGGCGAGGTGTTCAACATCTACAAGCGCCTCTGCGAGGAGATCGACGCCGACGTGCTGACCCAGCGTCGGGTGACCGACCTCATCAGCGAACTCGACATGCTCGGAATCGTCAACGCCGTCGTCGTCTCCAAGGGCCGGTACGGCCGGACCAAAGAGATCAGCCTCTCGGTCCCGCTCGAGGAGACGGAGGCCGTCCTCCTCTCCGATTCGCGGCTTTCCGATATCGACGACGTTCAGCCGTTCGTACAGGCCCGGTTCGAGAACTGAGCTTCGCAGTTTCGATCCTTTGTTATCGTCGATTCGTTTCGCCGCTGAGCCTCTCCGACGGGAATTCGACGCGACGAGATGCGGGTGTGACGACGCGACGAGAACCCGAGCGACGATGAGTCAGGACCGGTAGCGGCCGGCGGCGAGAACCGCACCGCCGGCGGCGAGCCCGACGATACCGGCTGTGCCGGCGAGGCCCCCACCGACACCTGGCCCCGGCGCGCCGGGACCGGCAGCCGACGCGGTCGTCACGGGAGCGGCTGGGCCCTGTAGCGGCGCGCCCGCGGGCGAGGCGGGAGCGATCATCCCACCCAGGAGGCTGTCGACGGTCAGTCGAACGTGGCCGAGCCACGGGATCCGGTACATGGCCTTGCCGGTCACCCACTCGGGTTTGACGACGGTCGTTCTGGCGCCCGATCCCGGCAATTGATCGTAGCTTGGGTTGTTGTCGCCTTTCGTAATGAATCCGGCGTGGGGGGCGGGACAGGTAACGACTTCCTCACAGCTCGCGTCGCCGACGAACTCCTCGCTGGCCTGGGTTTCGACCCATCGCTCGTCCTTCTCGACCCAGAAGTGGGCGCGATGGATTATCGGCGTCGCTCTCGTCTCGCCGTTCGGTCGGAAGACGATCACGTCGCCGGGGTTCCCGAACTCCGAGTAGCCGCTCTCCTCACCGCGTTGCATCGTGACGATGCCGGTGTCGCCGACGGCCCCGTCACCGGTGAACCGTCCGTCATCGACGATGAAGATCAGGTCGCCCCTGTGCATGTTCGGCTCCATGCTCGGGCTCTCGACGGCGACCAGCGGCGGCCAGAGTCCGCTGACCGCGAACAGCAGGAGGCCGACGACGGCGACGAGCGCGACGCTGCTCGCGACGTCCCGAACCAACACGACGTTCTCGTCGTCGGTCTCGAGGAACCAGCGGACGACGCCGTCGTCCTCGATACTGGCGCCGTCGTCGGTATCGGCACGTCCGCGGTCGCCCCGCCGCTGCGGGCCAGCGGCGTCGCCGTCCGGCGGGTCACGGTCGTGGTTTGTCGCCAACCGCTCGCGATCGCCGTCGCCGGAATCGCCGGGGTGATCCCCGGAATCAGAACCGCTCATCGTGCCCCGTTTTGCCGGGACCGCCAATCAACTTTCTGTTCGTCCCGACCGCCACGGGCCGCGACGGATCGCGGTCGCCCGCGTGGTCCTATGGATCGCGGCCGGCGGCGGCCGTGACGAACAGCGCGAGCGCGACCAGTCCCGCGGCGACCGCGACCGCAGCCGGGCCAACGCCCAGCAGCGAGCGGACCGAATCGACCGCCAGCCTGATCTCGCCGAGCCACGGGAGCCGAACGATCGCTTTGCTCCGGACCCACTCGGGTTTGACGACGGTCGTGTCGGCGCCCGACCGCGGTAGCTGGTCGTACGCGGGGTTGGCGTCGCCTTTCGTGACGAACCCGTCGTGGGGGGCCGGACACGACGGAATCTCGGTGCAGGTCGCGCCGTTGACGAACGCCGGGTCGGCCTTCGTCTCGACCCAGCGTTCGCCCTTCTCGACCCGAAACGCGACCCGGTGGATCGTCGGTGTCTGGCGCGGGTCGCCGTTCGGTCTGAAAACGACGACGTCGCCCGCGTCGCCGAGCGTCTCGTGGCCAGTCTCCAGTCCGCGCTCGCGCGTGACGATACCGGTTCCGCCGACGGCACCGTCGCCGGCGAATCTCCCCTCGTCGACGACGATCACGAGATCTCCCCGTTCGAGGTGGGGCTCCATGCTGCCGCTCTCGACGGCGACCAGCGGCGGCCAGGTGCCGGCGACGGCGAACAACAGGAGGCCGACGACGGCGACGATCGCGAGGCTCGTCGCGACGTCCCGGCCCACGGCCGCCGCTCGGTCGTCGGCCTCGAGGAACCAGCGGACGATCCCGTCGTCGATCGTGACTCCTTCGCCCGGTCGGGGTCGAGACGCGAGCCGGTCGTCGGTCCCGTCCCGGTCGGCCGCGGAATCGGGTCCGTCGGCGGTCGGCGGATCGTCGGGTGGCCCCGCTCGGTCGCGGTCGCTCTCGCCGGCGTCGGGCCCGTCCATTGACGAGCAGTTGCGTCGAGCCGCGCATGAACCTTCCGGCGGCGGCCGGTCGGTCGACCCTTCGTCCGAAGCCGGGTGCCGGCGGACCCCGGATTCGCTATCCTTTTTGTTCCGCTCGCGAATGTGACGGCTGTGCCACTCGAGGCCCCCGCGCGGATCGTCGGCGAACTCACGAGCCGCGGCTACAACGCCGAACGCGAGGCCGTGACGCGGCTCGCCGGGGCCTCTGATCCCGGTGCGGCCCTCGAGCGCGTCCTCGAGGCGGTCCCCGAGGACGCCTTAGTCGTCCGGACCGAACACGTCGAGACGGCGCTCTCGGCGGACGCCGCCGATGCCGCTCGCGCCGAGCCGGCCGCCGTTCTCGACGGCGAACCGACCCCCTCCGTTTCGACTGGAACTGACCCGACCCCGGGCGATGATACCTCCGGGGCCGCTCCAGTTGAAATGGGGGGGTCGTCGCCCGCCGATCGCTCCGTCGATCCCGCGAGCCGCTCCCTCGAGATCGTCGGTGACATGACCGGCCAGAGTACCGGGACCGGCGAGTACGAGGACTTCGTCTCGGTCTTTCGCGATCGACTCGACCGGCTGGGCGGTAAACTCAAGGGACGGGTCAACCACCGGCCGGCGACCGCCATTCAGGACATGCCCGGCGGCAGCGAGGTCGCGATGGTCGGACTGGTCAACGACATCCGATCGACCGCCAGCGGCCACTGGTTGATCGAACTCGAGGACGCGACCGGAACTTTCCCGTGGCTGGTGATGAAAGACCGGGAGTACGTCGACCTGGTCGACGAACTGCTCTGTGACGAGGTGCTGGCGATGGAGGGGTCCCTGGCGGACGACTCGGGGATCGCCTTCGTCGACTCGCTGCACTTCCCCGACATCCCCCGGACCCACGAGCCGTCGACGGCGGATCGCCACGTGCAGGCGGCGCTGATCAGCGACGTCCACGTCGGTAGTCAGGAGTTCATGGCCGACGCCTGGAACGCCTTCGCGGACTGGCTCCACACCGCGGAGGCGGAACGCGTCGAGTACCTGCTGCTGGCCGGTGACATGGTCGAGGGCGTCGGCGTCTACCCCGACCAGGACGAGGAACTCGACATCGTCGACATCTACGAGCAGTACGAGGCCTTCAGCGAGTACTTAAAGAAGATCCCCGGGGACATCGAGATCGTCATGATCCCGGGCAACCACGACGCGGTTCGGCTCGCGGAGCCACAGCCCGGCTTCGACGAGGAACTGCGCGAGATCATGTCCGCCCACGATCCCCGGATCGTGAGCAACCCCTCGACGGTGACCCTCGAGGGCGTCTCAGTCCTGATGTACCACGGCGTCAGCTTGGACGAGGTCATCGCGGAACTCCCGGAGGAAAAGGCCAGTTACGACGACCCTCACAAGGCGATGTACCACCTCCTCAAGAAGCGCCACGTCGCGCCGCAGTTCGGGGGTCACACGCGGCTCGCGCCCGAGGAGGAGGACTACCTCGTCATCGAGGAGGTGCCCGACATCTTCCACACCGGCCACGTCCACAAGCTCGGCTTCGGCAAGTACCACGACGTGCTGGCGATCAACTCCGGCTGCTGGCAGGCCCAGACGGACTTCCAGAAGAGCGTCAACATCGATCCCGATGCCGGCTTCGCGCCGATCGTCGATCTAGACACGCTCGACGTAACTGTCCAGAAGTTTAGTTAGATGCTTGTCAGTCGAAACGGCGTCCGAATTCATACGTTAGAGACATCTGCAATCACTTCTACGATCCCTTTGGCAATATGGAGGAGGAGAAAAAAGTCGAATCCGGGCGAGAACGCTCCCGCCGCCGTACTCGCGTCGAACGACAGTCGAGGTGATCGCGGTCGCTACCAGCCGGTTCGAACCTAGGGTTCGAGTCGAAACCGGACCGTCGGGGAGCCGTCGAACCGCGGGCCGCGGCCCCGTCGCTCGAAGCCGAGGTCCTCGGCGGCGGTCTCGATCGGGTCGGCGTCGCGGGCGGCCAGCACTTCGACGGCCATCGACTCGTGTTCGGCGAACCGGACCGGCTCGGCCAGCAGCCGTTTGCAGGCCTCGTCCGTCCCGTCGAGCTGGGTGACGTGGACGGTGTCCTCGCGCGCGTCGAAGCTAATGAATCCGAGCAGGTCCTCCGGATCGGAGCCGTCGTATTGCGATCCCGAGACGTCGGCGTTGGGATCGTGACTCCCGTCTTCCGCGACGCGCACCGTCCGGTCGTGGACGAGATTTCGCATCACGTCCGTCGGAGAGTCGGCGATCGACGCGAGCGCGTCGGCGTCGGCCTCGAGGGCATCCCGTACGTTCATCGGCATGTGGTAATGCTACGCACGACAATAAATCCCGGTCGCGAGTGTCTTCCCAGACTGGTATCTCCACTGTCAGTTTCGGGCCGTCACGGGCCGAACGACGGGGCAAAAACGCGGTCGATGGGACACAGTTATCTGCACGCCTTGGTAACGGACCGAGTATGAGTCACACCACCGTCACGCACACCGTCAGCGAGGTGTCAGTATGCGCGTCGTAGCCAAGTTCGGCGGCACGAGCCTCGGCAGCGGCGACCGGATCAACCGCGCCGCGGACTCGATCGCCGCCGCCGTCGAGGACGGCCACGAGATCGCCGTCGTCGCCAGCGCGATGGGATCGACCACCGACGAACTGCTCGAGGAGATCACCTTCGAGACCGACGAGCAAGACCGCGCCCAGATCGTCAGCATGGGTGAGCGCACGTCGGTTCGGATGCTCAAGGCCGCACTCACCGCCCGGGGCATCGACGCCGTCTTCCTGGAGCCCGGCAGCGACCGTTGGCCCGTCGTCACCGACGAGTACGGCGAGGTCAACGTCGAGGAGACCCAGAAACGCGCCCAGGAGGTAGCCGCCGACCTCGACGGCACGGTCCCGGTTATCACCGGCTTCCTCGCGGAGGGGCCGGACGGCTCGATCACGACGCTCGGCCGCGGCGGCAGCGACACCACTGCCGTGATGATGGGCAAGTACATGGACGCCGACGAGGTCGTCATCGTGACCGACGTCGAGGGCGTCATGACCGGGGATCCCCGCGTCGTCGAGGGGGCTCGCAACGTCGGCGAGATTTCGGTCGACGAACTCCGAAACCTCTCGTTCCGCGGGGCCGAGGTCGTCGCTCCTTCCGCGCTCTCCTACAAGGACGGCAAGCTAGACGTCCGCGTCGTCCACTACCAGCACGGCGACTTGCTGTCGGGCGGGACGAGCATCGAGGGCGAATTCAAGAACCTCGTCGATCTGCGCGAGCGGCCGCTGGCCTGTCTCACCGTCGCCGGCCGGGCGATCCGTAACCAGCCCGGCATCTTCAACCACCTCTCGGAGGCGCTCGCCGAAAGCGACGTCAACGTCGACGCCGTCGCCAGCGGGATGGACACCATTACCTTCTACATCGACGAGGAGGAGGCCGAACGCGCCGAGAACATCCTCCACCGAGAGGTCATCGCCCGCGACGAACTCTCGAGTGTCACCGTCGACTCGCCGGTCGCGGTCGTCCGCGTCACCGGCGGGGAACTCCCCAACCAGCCCGGCATCATCAGCGAGATCGTCAACCCGCTGGCCGAGGCCCGGATCCACCTCAACGACATCATCACCAGCGCGACCAGCGTCGCGCTGTTCGTCGACTGGGAGGACCGGGAGCAGACCCTCGAGCTGACACAGGACCTGTTCTAGGCACCGGTTTCCGGCGTCGGGTCCGCTCCGATGCCGCTCGATCGATTTCCGATCGTGACTGTCGTTCGACGAGACGAATTTTAGTACGTTACTATCGCCGCCGAAACAACGGTAGCGACGCCGTAACGAAGGGGTGGCACCGAATGGGGCGAGTCATGAGCCCGGATTCGACCCCGACGGAAGTGTTCCCCGACGTCGAGCCAGATCCAGACGCGGTCCTCGCCGAGTTCGGCGTCGACTCGCCGGCGGACCTCGACGGCGACGGCGCTCACGACCCGATCCCCGACGACGCCGCCGTCGACGATACGACGGCGGCCGAACTCTTCGACGACCTCCAGCACGTCACGTCGGCGGACGCGGCGTCGTCGGCTGACCCGGTCCCCTCCGATCGGAGCGACGCGGCCGACGGCGAGGCCGATCCCGCTGCTTCCCTCGAGTTCGAGTTCGTCGGCGATTCGGACGTCGTCGTCCGTGACGACGGCGACGTGATCGACGCGACGGCGGCCGAACTCAGCGCCGTCACGGAGACGGGGCCGAGCGAGGACGCGTCGGCCGATACCGACGACGGCTCCGACGCCGCCTCGAGTGGCGGTACCACGGCCTCGAGCGGGCGGGTCGAGGCGACCGAGACCGGCGATGCGGGCGGAGACGGTGGCGACTCGAATTCCGCGCTCGCCGTCCGGACCGGCCCCGATCTGGAACTCGTCGGCCCCGACCCGACGCCGACGCGGGTCGGGAACGACGTGTTCGGCGACACCGGTGCCCGCTGACCGCGGTCGACGAGGCGCTCGGCCGCCGCGTTCGACCGCAGGCCGTCCGCTTCGGCCGTCGATGAGCCGATCCATCCTGCAACGGACGGTTCGCGCCATCGATGGACACGGAGCCGCAACTAGACTGAACACGCGCGCCGCCCTCGTTGCCGTATGGTCGCCTACAAGTCGAAAGTCGTCGAACGGATCCGGCTCCCCTCTCGAGACCGACGCGAACGAGCGCTCGCCGAGGCCGGCTACAACGTCTTCGATCTCGATGCCGAGGACGTCTTCGTCGATCTCCTGACCGACAGCGGTACCGGCGCGATGAGCGACGCCCAGTGGGCCGCCCTGTTGCGCGGCGACGAGTCCTACGCGGGGTCGCGGAGCTTCGCCGAGCTCGAGTCCGCGGTTCGGGACGTGATGGGATTCGAGCGCGTCGTCCCGACCCACCAGGGTCGCGGCGCGGAGAACGTTCTCTATGGCACCCTTCTCGAGGAGGGTGACGTCGCGCTCAACAACACGCACTTCGATACGACGCGGGCCCACGTCGCGAATCAGGGGGCCGACCCGGTCGACTGCCCCGTCGAGGGGGCTCACGATCTCGAGTCGGACGAGCCGTTCAAGGGTAACTTCTCGCTCGAGCGGGCCCGCTCGGTCGTCGACGAAGTGGGCACCGAGCGCGTGCCGCTGGTGATTCTGACGGTCACGAACAACTCGACGGCGGGCCAGCCGGTCTCCGTCGAGAACACCCGTCGGGTGCGGGCGTTCGCCGACGAGATCGACGCGACCTTCGTCGTCGACGCCTGCCGGTTCGCCGAGAACGCCGGCTTCGTCCGCCGCCGCGAGGACGAGTTCGCCGGTGCCGACGTCGACGAGATCGCCCGCGAGCAACTCGGTTACGCCGACGCGATCGTCATGAGCGGCAAGAAAGACGGGCTGGCCAACGCGGGCGGCTTCGTCGCGACCGACGACGAGACGCTGTTCGAGCGATGCAAGCAGCGGGCGATCCTCTACGAGGGGTTTCCCACGTACGGCGGGATGTCCGGACGGGATATCGCCGCGATGGCTACCGGGCTCCGCGAGGCCGTCGACGCGGCCTACGTCGCCGACCGCCTCGACGGCGTCCGCGCGTTCGCGGACGTACTCGAGGAGGCGGGCGTCCCGATCTACACGCCGCCCGGCGGTCACGCCGTCTACCTCGACGCCGGTGCGGCGCTTCCCCACCTCTCGGCCGACGAGTTCCCGGGCCAGGCGCTGGTCTGCGAACTGTATCGAGAGGGCGGTGTCCGCGGGGTCGAACTCGGGAGCTTCGCGTTCCCCGACACCGACCGACCGGAGCTGGTCCGCCTCGCGGTACCGCGCCGTACGTACCACGCGGAACACTTCGAACACGTCGCCGAGACCGCTGCGACCGTCCTCGAGAAGCGCGAAGCAGTCGACGGACTCGAGATCACGTCCGAGCCCGAAAACCGCGAGTTGCGTCACTTCACTGCCAGCCTCGAGCCGAACCCGTCGTGAGAACGCGACCGATCGTGCGAGGCGGTCGCTGCACTGCACGATCAGCGACTCGAGAGGACGCGCTGGGCTCGATCCTTCAGGCTCGGTTCCGCTTGCGGTTCCGCTGCGCGCCCGAGCCGCCGTTTCGCGACGGTTCGAACGCCCCGTTTCGCCGGTTCGGAGGTCGCAAGCTCGATCGCCCAGTCGGGCACCTGTGCCTCGAGTTCCCGCCGTTTCTGGGTCCGCATCTTGCCGAACCGGCGTAGCGCCAGTCCGACGCCGAGGAACAGGCCGGCGTCGCGCAACTCGCGTCGGAACCGCTCCCGGTCGTTGCGGACCGCGATCGCCTTCGCCAGCGAGAGCGCACCGATCGCCAGATAGACCTTCGAACTCTTCGACGGATCACCGCTGAGCAGCCGTTGGAGCGCCATGCGGCGGTTGCTACCACGGTCTGTCGGATAAAGCTGGGCCGGGCAGGCGACGGGCTCCGGTCGTACGTCCTCCTGTCGCTGGGTCCCGACGATCGCAGGCAGTCGCTGTCGCGCCGGCACTGACTGACAGCAGTCCGTATCAGTCGTCGTCTCCCCGCACCGCAACGCCGCGGTGTCGCCGGCCGTCGATCGCCTCGATCGCGAACCCCAGCCGTTCGTAGAACGGCCGTACGCCGTCGTCGAACCGGGCCGTGAGCCTGCGCTCGCGCTTCAGGGCGCGGTCGATCAGCGTCGACCCGATCCCCCGGCCGCGGTGACGGCGGCGAACGCCGATCGACGCGACGTGGGCCCCCCGCTCGTCCGGGAGGGGCTCGAGGACGACGGTGCCGAGGATTCGATCGGTTCCGGCCGCGCCGTCGGCGCTCCCGCCGCGCCGGTCGCCCGCCACGAGAACGTCGCCGTCCTCGATCCGGGCCTCGACGTCGCCGGGCTCGAGCATGGCTGCGTCGAGGATTCGTCGCACGTCGAGGGACTCGTCGGGGGTCGCAGGACGGACGAACATCTACCGGCTGCCGCCCTTGATGAGCCGCAGTACGGTCACCTGCTCGCTCTCGACCGGTCGGTCCTCGGGGACCGGACGGCCGTCGACGAGGACGCTCACCTCGTGGGGGCTCAGATCGACCTCGTGCAGGAGATCGGCGTAGGTCGGCGACTCGGTGTCGCTCCCGTCGGCGGCGTCAGCGTCGGCTCCCGCGACCGCCTCGAGATCGAACTCGTAGGTGTCCTCGCCCTTGACGTCGACGGTGACGTACATACCACCACTTGCAACGGGGCGCTCTTGAGCGCGTCGCTCGCGGTCGACGCGGTGGTTGGACCGGGTTCGCTTCCTCGGCCGTCGTCAGTCCGCGGTCGGCTCGTCGGGACCGCCGCCGACCGATCGTTCGCGGTCGCGACCCCGTGCGGTCCGCCAGTGGCCGACGAGTCCGCGAACGAGCCCGCCGAGCCCGAGCAGGAGGACGATCAGTCCGATCACCTCGCCGACGATCGGAACCGGCAGCTGCGAGAGGAGGGCCCCGGCGACCAGCCCGACGACGAGGGCGAGCCAGCGGTTCCCGAGCCCGACGAGCGACAGAATCCAGGCGGCGATGGCAAAACGACCGTAGATAATCCCGACCCACACTAGCAGGGCGAACACGAAGCCGCCGACGAACGACAGCGGGAGGCCGACGACGCTGATCGCGAGCGCGATCAGGAGGACGGGAATCACGACCAGGGCGGCTAGCCCGACCAGTCCCGACCGGAGCGGACCGCTCGCGACGCGATCGGCCACGCCGTCGGAGAACCGCGGGAACAGCCCGAGCAAGAGCGCGCCCAGCAACAGGTTCACCGCCAGGGCGTAGGCCGTGAACAGCCACGACGCGAACGGCTGGATCGTCGGCGCGACGTCGACCCCCAGCGAGGCGTCCGCCTCGATCTCGCCCGCGACCGCATCGGTGTTGCCCTCGAGGTCGCCGTCGTACCGCAGATCCCCGGCGATCGAGGCGGTCTCGCCCAGCCGGATCGTCTCGGCTCCGATCTCGGCGTCGCCCTCGATCGTGCCGTCGATCGTCACGGTCCCGACGCCGGCCGTGACGGCTCCGCCGACGGTTCCGTCCTCGGTGATCGTCAGGCTCCCCGCGCCGGCGTCGACGTCGCCGTCGACGGTGCCGGCGACGGTGACGCTCCCGCCGGCCGCCTCGAGGTCGCCGCCGACCTCGCCGGTGCGTTCGATCCGTACGTCGCCGCCCACGGCACTGACGTCGCCGGTGACGGTTCCCCGAACCACGACGGTTCCCCCGAACGCCTCGAGGCTGTCGACCGTCTCGTCCTCCTCGACGACGACGGTGCCGCCGGTCTGGCCGTTCGACTGGGCGGCGACCGTCGCCGGGACGGTCCCACAGACCACGAGGACGACCAGCACCGCGACGGCGATCCGTGATAGTGTGGCTCTCTCAACCATTGCGTGTCGTCCTTCCTCGAGCAGGGTGTAAAACCCGCCACCACGGTTTCCGGGCGGGAAACCGTCCGGTTTCGTGACCCGTCGGCAACGCGACCGAACCCGCGGACGCGCCGTCGGAGAGCGACCTTCGGTCGATTTATTTTCCGGCCGCCCGTTCGCCCGGTATGAGCGAGGCCGAGGCCGACACCGACGTCGAGGCGGCGGAGCCAACCCCCGGGAAAACGGAGGTCTGGATCGAGAAGTACCGCCCGGAACTGCTCGCCGATATCAAGGGTCACGAGAACATCGTCCCGCGACTCGAGAACTACGTCGAGCAGGACGACCTCCCCCACCTTCTTTTCGCTGGCCCAGCTGGAACAGGAAAGACCACGGCCGCACAGGCCATCGCCCGCGAAGTCTACGGCGACGACTGGCGCGAGAACTTCCTCGAGTTGAACGCCTCCGACCAGCGCGGGATCGACGTCGTCCGCGACCGAATCAAGGACTTCGCACGCTCCTCGTTCGG containing:
- a CDS encoding tryptophanase, with the translated sequence MVAYKSKVVERIRLPSRDRRERALAEAGYNVFDLDAEDVFVDLLTDSGTGAMSDAQWAALLRGDESYAGSRSFAELESAVRDVMGFERVVPTHQGRGAENVLYGTLLEEGDVALNNTHFDTTRAHVANQGADPVDCPVEGAHDLESDEPFKGNFSLERARSVVDEVGTERVPLVILTVTNNSTAGQPVSVENTRRVRAFADEIDATFVVDACRFAENAGFVRRREDEFAGADVDEIAREQLGYADAIVMSGKKDGLANAGGFVATDDETLFERCKQRAILYEGFPTYGGMSGRDIAAMATGLREAVDAAYVADRLDGVRAFADVLEEAGVPIYTPPGGHAVYLDAGAALPHLSADEFPGQALVCELYREGGVRGVELGSFAFPDTDRPELVRLAVPRRTYHAEHFEHVAETAATVLEKREAVDGLEITSEPENRELRHFTASLEPNPS
- the samp2 gene encoding ubiquitin-like small modifier protein SAMP2 — encoded protein: MYVTVDVKGEDTYEFDLEAVAGADADAADGSDTESPTYADLLHEVDLSPHEVSVLVDGRPVPEDRPVESEQVTVLRLIKGGSR
- a CDS encoding S26 family signal peptidase; the encoded protein is MDGPDAGESDRDRAGPPDDPPTADGPDSAADRDGTDDRLASRPRPGEGVTIDDGIVRWFLEADDRAAAVGRDVATSLAIVAVVGLLLFAVAGTWPPLVAVESGSMEPHLERGDLVIVVDEGRFAGDGAVGGTGIVTRERGLETGHETLGDAGDVVVFRPNGDPRQTPTIHRVAFRVEKGERWVETKADPAFVNGATCTEIPSCPAPHDGFVTKGDANPAYDQLPRSGADTTVVKPEWVRSKAIVRLPWLGEIRLAVDSVRSLLGVGPAAVAVAAGLVALALFVTAAAGRDP
- a CDS encoding Cdc6/Cdc18 family protein; this translates as MSDDDSEIAGSDEVEVDGANGFSRDFENADLGDEESNQGLFDDLLSGEPIFENKEVLRPSYTPHELPHRSDQINKMATILVAALRGETPSNILIYGKTGTGKTASAKFVSKELESTSQKYSVPCDVEYINCEVTDTQYRVLAQLANKFIEKNETRIDERIDDLRSLLDDLEAYDRAADGSSDEPADETASDPFDFVSEDEIDGDTETSTGTDIGPQSGGSPLETGGSADRSDSPSETEPAALENAADGSEASGDGAADPTPDHPLASTPFGGRDEIEDRIAELRDDKDSFEEVPMTGWPTDRVYSVFFDAVDYDERVVVIMLDEIDKLVEKSGDDTLYNLSRMNSELENSRVSIIGISNDLKFTDFLDPRVKSSLGEEEIVFPPYDANQLRDILEHRSEVAFKGGALSGDVIPLCAAFAAQEHGDARRALDLLRTAGELAERSQSETIVEEHVRQAQDKIELDRVVEVVRTLPTQSKLVLFAIILLEKNGVHSINTGEVFNIYKRLCEEIDADVLTQRRVTDLISELDMLGIVNAVVVSKGRYGRTKEISLSVPLEETEAVLLSDSRLSDIDDVQPFVQARFEN
- a CDS encoding aspartate kinase; translation: MRVVAKFGGTSLGSGDRINRAADSIAAAVEDGHEIAVVASAMGSTTDELLEEITFETDEQDRAQIVSMGERTSVRMLKAALTARGIDAVFLEPGSDRWPVVTDEYGEVNVEETQKRAQEVAADLDGTVPVITGFLAEGPDGSITTLGRGGSDTTAVMMGKYMDADEVVIVTDVEGVMTGDPRVVEGARNVGEISVDELRNLSFRGAEVVAPSALSYKDGKLDVRVVHYQHGDLLSGGTSIEGEFKNLVDLRERPLACLTVAGRAIRNQPGIFNHLSEALAESDVNVDAVASGMDTITFYIDEEEAERAENILHREVIARDELSSVTVDSPVAVVRVTGGELPNQPGIISEIVNPLAEARIHLNDIITSATSVALFVDWEDREQTLELTQDLF
- a CDS encoding S24/S26 family peptidase, with translation MSGSDSGDHPGDSGDGDRERLATNHDRDPPDGDAAGPQRRGDRGRADTDDGASIEDDGVVRWFLETDDENVVLVRDVASSVALVAVVGLLLFAVSGLWPPLVAVESPSMEPNMHRGDLIFIVDDGRFTGDGAVGDTGIVTMQRGEESGYSEFGNPGDVIVFRPNGETRATPIIHRAHFWVEKDERWVETQASEEFVGDASCEEVVTCPAPHAGFITKGDNNPSYDQLPGSGARTTVVKPEWVTGKAMYRIPWLGHVRLTVDSLLGGMIAPASPAGAPLQGPAAPVTTASAAGPGAPGPGVGGGLAGTAGIVGLAAGGAVLAAGRYRS
- a CDS encoding GNAT family N-acetyltransferase — its product is MFVRPATPDESLDVRRILDAAMLEPGDVEARIEDGDVLVAGDRRGGSADGAAGTDRILGTVVLEPLPDERGAHVASIGVRRRHRGRGIGSTLIDRALKRERRLTARFDDGVRPFYERLGFAIEAIDGRRHRGVAVRGDDD
- a CDS encoding DNA-directed DNA polymerase II small subunit; the encoded protein is MPLEAPARIVGELTSRGYNAEREAVTRLAGASDPGAALERVLEAVPEDALVVRTEHVETALSADAADAARAEPAAVLDGEPTPSVSTGTDPTPGDDTSGAAPVEMGGSSPADRSVDPASRSLEIVGDMTGQSTGTGEYEDFVSVFRDRLDRLGGKLKGRVNHRPATAIQDMPGGSEVAMVGLVNDIRSTASGHWLIELEDATGTFPWLVMKDREYVDLVDELLCDEVLAMEGSLADDSGIAFVDSLHFPDIPRTHEPSTADRHVQAALISDVHVGSQEFMADAWNAFADWLHTAEAERVEYLLLAGDMVEGVGVYPDQDEELDIVDIYEQYEAFSEYLKKIPGDIEIVMIPGNHDAVRLAEPQPGFDEELREIMSAHDPRIVSNPSTVTLEGVSVLMYHGVSLDEVIAELPEEKASYDDPHKAMYHLLKKRHVAPQFGGHTRLAPEEEDYLVIEEVPDIFHTGHVHKLGFGKYHDVLAINSGCWQAQTDFQKSVNIDPDAGFAPIVDLDTLDVTVQKFS